Below is a genomic region from Candidatus Dormiibacterota bacterium.
GCTTCGGTGACGACGACTTCCTTGGGATTATCGAGGTGCCCGACGATACCGCAGCGGCAGCGTTCTCGGTCGCGGTTGGAAGCAGCGGGACGCTTCGGAACGTGCGGACGATCAAGTTGATCTCGCTTGACGAAGGCCGGAAAGTCCTCGAAAAGGCGAAGGCGACGAAGGCCGCCTACTCGCCGCCTGGAGCACGCCAGGCGGCGGGCGTTCGGTAAACCACAGGCCGCAAACGCGCAGGGCGGTCAGGCTGGCCGCCCTCTCCCCTCCCATTCCGCCAAAGAAGTTGCCCCTTTAGGCCCCCGTCAGGCTACGTTGAGGGCAGCGACTTTACTGAGAGCGCATTTTGGGCGTGGGAATTAAGGAGGGCTGGATGAAGCGTTTGGTCTTAATTGGATCGGCGATCGCCGCATTGGCGTTGGGCTCGGTCGCGGCCTACGCCACCGCAAACTCCTAGCCCCGCGCGACATATATAGGGGATGAGAATCGAGCCCGCACGCCCCCTTGAACCGGTCGCGCTTACCCACCGCGAGTTCCTGGTCGAGGTCTACGGG
It encodes:
- a CDS encoding GYD domain-containing protein; translated protein: MAKFALLGGYTAEAWSKMIDNPGDRTAAVSKALEALGGKLESFYWSFGDDDFLGIIEVPDDTAAAAFSVAVGSSGTLRNVRTIKLISLDEGRKVLEKAKATKAAYSPPGARQAAGVR